One window of the Balaenoptera ricei isolate mBalRic1 chromosome X, mBalRic1.hap2, whole genome shotgun sequence genome contains the following:
- the IL13RA2 gene encoding interleukin-13 receptor subunit alpha-2: MAFIHLDIRCLYILLICTAFGSTLSSNAEIKVNPPQDFEIVDPGYLGYLYLQWQPPLSLDNFKECTVEYELKYRNIDSASWKTIITKNLHYKDGFDLNKGVEAKIHTLLLGQCTNGSEVQSSWSEATYWISPQGNLETKIQDMDCVYYNWQYLLCSWKPGMGVHFDANYNLFYWYEGLDHVLQCANYIKANRKNIGCTFPYLESSDYKDFYICVNGSSESQFIRPSYFIFQLQNIVKPLPPDYLSFTVKNSEEINLKWSIPKGPIPAKCFIYEIEFTEDDTTWVTTTVENEIYITRTSNESQQLCFLVRSKVNIYCSDDGIWSEWSEEQCWKDVK, from the exons atggctttcATTCATTTGGATATCAGATGCCTATATATCCTTCTTATTTGCACAGCATTTGGCTCTACTTTGTCTTCAAATGCTGAGATAAAAG ttaatcCTCCTCAGGATTTTGAAATAGTGGATCCTGGATATTTAGgctatctctatttgcagtggCAACCTCCACTGTCTCTGGATAACTTTAAGGAATGCACAGTAGAATATGAATTAAAGTATCGAAACATTGATAGTGCAAGCTGGAAG ACGATCATTACTAAGAATCTACATTACAAAGATGGGTTTGATCTTAACAAAGGTGTTGAAGCAAAGATACACACACTTCTTCTAGGGCAATGCACAAACGGATCAGAAGTTCAAAGTTCATGGTCAGAAGCTACTTATTGGATATCACCACAAG gAAATCTGGAAACTAAAATTCAGGATATGGATTGTGTATATTACAACTGGCAATATTTACTTTGCTCTTGGAAACCTGGCATGGGTGTCCATTTTGATGCCAATTACAACTTGTTTTATTG GTATGAGGGCTTGGACCATGTGTTACAGTGTGCCAATTACATCAAGGCtaacagaaaaaatattggaTGCACGTTTCCCTACTTGGAGTCATCAGACTATAAAGATTTCTACATCTGTGTTAATGGATCATCAGAATCCCAATTTATCAGACCCAGCTATTTCATTTTTCAGCTTCAAAATATAG TTAAACCTTTGCCACCAGACTACCTTAGTTTTACTGTGAAGAATTCAGAGGAAATTAACCTGAAGTGGAGCATTCCCAAAGGACCTATTCCAGCAAAGTGTTTCATTTATGAAATTGAATTCACAGAAGATGATACTACCTGGGTG ACTACCACAGttgaaaatgaaatatacatCACAAGAACATCAAATGAAAGCCAGCAATTATGCTTTTTAGTAAGGagcaaagtaaatatttattgctcAGATGATGGAATATGGAGTGAGTGGAGTGAAGAACAATGCTGGAAAG